A part of Aegilops tauschii subsp. strangulata cultivar AL8/78 chromosome 2, Aet v6.0, whole genome shotgun sequence genomic DNA contains:
- the LOC109774381 gene encoding uncharacterized mitochondrial protein AtMg00860-like, translating to MDDILVHTSTLEAHCQLLTQVLQLLDKYELKAKLSKCSFAQRRISYLGHVISEQGVSTDDSMIRTIQQWPVPQNTKELRGFLGLAGYYRKFVRFFGVISKPLTELLKKNTIFAWTPTANAAFRALKQALIAAPVLALPDFQKQFVVETGASITGIGAVLMQENHPETWDCLHTRKSA from the coding sequence ATGGACGACATCCTTGTCCACACTAGCACCTTAGAAGCGCACTGTCAACTGTTGACGCAAGTTCTCCAGTTACTTGATAAATATGAGTTGAAGGCAAAGCTCTCCAAGTGCAGTTTTGCTCAACGCCGCATCAGTTACCTCGGGCATGTGATCAGCGAACAAGGAGTCTCTACCGATGACAGTATGATTCGGACAATTCAGCAATGGCCAGTGCCGCAGAACACCAAGGAGCTGCGTGGGTTCTtaggactcgcgggatactatcgcAAGTTCGTACGATTCTTCGGGGTCATCAGCAAGCCACTAACAGAACTTCTCAAGAAGAATACCATCTTTGCATGGACGCCAACGGCTAATGCGGCATTCCGCGCTCTCAAGCAAGCTCTGATAGCAGCTCCTGTTCTCGCTCTGCCAGACTTCCAAAAGCAGTTCGTCGTCGAGACAGGCGCGAGCATAACGGGAATTGGGGCCGTACTGATGCAAGAAAACCACCCAGAAACATGGGATTGTCTGCATACGAGAAAGAGTGCCTAG